The following coding sequences are from one Gossypium hirsutum isolate 1008001.06 chromosome A12, Gossypium_hirsutum_v2.1, whole genome shotgun sequence window:
- the LOC107948194 gene encoding uncharacterized protein: MEPVPEQVLAVNVKARTKVGVSVAVTVKCDGITMKELDGGDMPKCVIDMLKWVLCSLSFSISFASSSANRKSSAQNRVFYCHCSLRAPVCNVNTSRNKRRKFFGYANLKEVNFFFLIVGLKEIRV, from the exons ATGGAGCCGGTACCGGAACAAGTATTGGCGGTGAATGTAAAGGCTCGGACGAAAGTTGGTGTGAGTGTGGCGGTGACTGTTAAGTGCGATGGAATCACCATGAAAGAGCTTGACGGTGGTGACATGCCTAAATGCGTCATCGAcatgttaaaatg GGTTTTGTGCTCTCTTTCGTTTTCCATCTCCTTCGCGTCTTCTTCAGCAAACAGAAAATCAAGTGCTCAAAATAGGGTTTTCTACTGCCATTGCAGTTTAAGGGCTCCCGTTTGCAACGTGAATACTTCAAGgaacaaaaggagaaaattttttgGTTATGCAAACCTCAAAGAggtaaattttttctttttaattgttgGGTTGAAGGAAATCAGGGTTTAA
- the LOC121211416 gene encoding NDR1/HIN1-like protein 13, with translation MVKGVHHLKCEPPLKPVLQKPPGYKDPKAAQFGFRPPPRKPVLPPSFNPRKRNRSFCHVCCCWLCIFVLVLVLLAVIGGLVFYIWFDPKFPVFHIRSFRITHFNITERPDGTYLDAATTTRLEMKNPNVKITYYYCETEVGVSVGEGGVRLRWERRRFRVSLCGNRARRA, from the exons ATGGTTAAGGGTGTTCACCACCTCAAGTGTG AACCACCATTGAAACCGGTTCTCCAAAAGCCACCTGGATACAAAGACCCAAAGGCGGCTCAGTTTGGGTTTAGGCCGCCACCGCGTAAACCGGTACTCCCGCCATCTTTTAACCCAAGGAAACGAAATCGTAGTTTCTGCCATGTTTGTTGTTGCTGGCTCTGTATCTTCGTATTGGTCTTGGTTCTCCTCGCCGTCATTGGCGGTTTAGTTTTCTACATTTGGTTCGACCCGAAATTCCCCGTGTTTCATATTCGGTCGTTTCGGATAACCCACTTTAACATCACCGAAAGACCCGACGGAACCTACCTCGACGCCGCGACGACGACGAGGCTCGAAATGAAGAACCCAAACGTGAAGATAACGTACTATTACTGCGAAACGGAGGTTGGAGTGAGCGTCGGGGAAGGCGGAGTGAGACTCCGGTGGGAAAGACGGCGGTTCCGGGTTTCACTATGTGGAAACAGAGCACGACGAGCTTGA